In a single window of the Myxococcales bacterium genome:
- a CDS encoding response regulator transcription factor — translation MIAEDHTLIREALAKMLVASGQIEVVGLASTGTEAVAMVGRATPDVLLMDVTMPEKDGIAALADLAVLGTTTRTIILTMHEDEAHGVRAIRAGAAGYVKKSANLDELLDAIDRVHRGERVMPADVEVALTKKRSDHPAQILSSREFQVMEYLAAGKTNREIAEMLSISVKTVDTHRGHVLKKLRLRNNSDITRFAIQHGLMPV, via the coding sequence GTGATCGCCGAAGACCACACCCTGATTCGCGAAGCGCTAGCCAAGATGCTGGTCGCCAGCGGACAGATCGAGGTCGTCGGCCTGGCCTCGACCGGCACCGAGGCGGTGGCGATGGTCGGGCGCGCCACGCCCGACGTGCTGCTGATGGACGTCACGATGCCGGAGAAGGACGGCATCGCCGCGCTCGCCGATCTGGCCGTGCTCGGGACCACGACCCGCACCATCATCTTGACGATGCACGAGGACGAGGCCCACGGCGTGCGCGCGATCCGCGCCGGCGCCGCGGGCTACGTCAAGAAGTCGGCCAACCTCGACGAGCTGCTCGACGCGATCGACCGCGTCCACCGCGGCGAGCGCGTCATGCCCGCCGACGTCGAGGTCGCGCTGACCAAGAAGCGCAGCGATCACCCGGCGCAGATCCTGTCGTCGCGCGAGTTCCAGGTGATGGAGTACCTGGCGGCCGGCAAGACCAACCGCGAGATCGCCGAGATGCTGTCGATCAGCGTCAAGACCGTCGACACCCACCGCGGCCACGTGCTCAAGAAGCTGCGCCTGCGCAACAACTCCGACATCACCCGGTTCGCGATCCAGCACGGCCTGATGCCGGTGTGA
- a CDS encoding serine/threonine protein kinase yields the protein MSSPPPDPAVPVQLGEFTLLGVLGEGGSATVYDARWGHRTVALKVIRTDLATAERQRFVDEARLLMEMAHPGVVKVLAAGTLPDGRAYLAMEKLPGTTLGERLGQGPVPLRQAVALFEQVCEAVAAMHAAGLLHRDLKPENVMLVDSAGTLHAVLLDFGIAKAMVDGVVTLTETGQVRGTPAYMAPERFFGSPASVATDIYELAVTLFAMVAGRLPWDDTADPDVRLNPARLGDLAEVPAALDEEVARALSTRAANRPPDVLALRERVRRAAGLGGAPAGRVTAPVELPLAATVTAAAVSTPGQPWRQLGGAATTGSASSGERVELTPPTRARRRRWPWLVAGLAVAGVAGTIGFVAARSPQVTGTRAAADPWALGASTSAGSIEPDPPGQAPPLVARLELTPARRAELRAELGAALSHHSPEASAVVGVMIAEVRASAELAPVLARAGESAALTQMRMLFVGTCELDLSARGDWLSLALIERPGALLNEWELIVRGSWTRAELEPCLGKGRPGTIARMAAPGLDGQPITAIPTDAAPQLVGWLDDHTFIATTREVDAAALAPRLRPRTTAPSAIDEIGSRIDRQASAWLLGTKAAVAKNIDTADLAADFSARLELGDDGLAAAVALYQTDRKRADKTQAAAEELLGKFKEDALLRLAIPELAIERDGATVRMRGRLPVGLLEKLGLELAAALP from the coding sequence GTGTCCAGTCCTCCCCCCGATCCCGCGGTCCCGGTCCAACTCGGTGAGTTCACACTCCTCGGCGTGCTCGGCGAGGGCGGCAGCGCCACCGTCTACGACGCCCGCTGGGGCCATCGCACCGTCGCGCTCAAGGTGATCCGCACCGACCTGGCGACGGCCGAGCGCCAGCGGTTCGTCGACGAAGCCCGCCTGCTCATGGAGATGGCCCACCCGGGCGTGGTGAAGGTGCTGGCGGCCGGGACCTTGCCCGACGGCCGCGCCTACCTGGCGATGGAGAAGCTGCCGGGCACGACCCTGGGCGAGCGCCTGGGCCAGGGGCCGGTGCCCCTGCGGCAAGCGGTCGCGCTGTTCGAGCAGGTGTGCGAGGCGGTCGCCGCGATGCACGCCGCCGGGCTCCTCCACCGCGATCTCAAGCCCGAGAACGTCATGCTGGTCGACAGCGCCGGCACCCTGCACGCCGTGCTCCTGGATTTCGGCATCGCCAAGGCCATGGTCGACGGCGTCGTCACGCTGACCGAGACCGGCCAGGTCCGCGGCACCCCGGCGTACATGGCGCCCGAGCGGTTCTTCGGCTCGCCGGCGTCGGTGGCGACCGACATCTACGAGCTGGCGGTCACCCTGTTCGCGATGGTGGCCGGGCGGCTGCCGTGGGACGACACCGCCGATCCCGACGTGCGGCTCAACCCGGCGCGGCTCGGCGACCTGGCCGAGGTGCCGGCGGCCCTCGACGAGGAGGTCGCCCGCGCGCTGTCGACCCGGGCCGCCAATCGACCGCCCGACGTGCTGGCCTTGCGCGAGCGCGTCCGCCGGGCCGCGGGGCTGGGCGGCGCGCCGGCCGGGCGGGTGACCGCGCCGGTCGAGCTGCCGCTGGCGGCGACGGTGACCGCGGCGGCGGTCTCGACCCCGGGCCAGCCGTGGCGGCAGCTCGGCGGCGCCGCGACCACCGGCTCGGCATCATCGGGTGAGCGGGTCGAACTGACGCCGCCGACGCGCGCGCGCCGGCGCCGCTGGCCCTGGCTGGTCGCGGGCCTCGCGGTCGCAGGCGTCGCCGGGACGATCGGGTTCGTGGCGGCGCGGTCGCCCCAGGTCACCGGGACCCGCGCGGCCGCCGATCCCTGGGCGCTCGGCGCCTCGACCTCGGCGGGCTCGATCGAGCCCGATCCGCCGGGGCAAGCGCCCCCGCTGGTGGCGCGGCTCGAGCTCACGCCGGCGCGGCGGGCCGAGCTGCGGGCCGAGCTGGGCGCCGCGCTGAGCCACCACAGCCCCGAGGCGTCGGCGGTGGTCGGCGTCATGATCGCCGAGGTGCGCGCCAGCGCCGAGCTGGCGCCGGTGCTGGCCCGGGCCGGCGAGTCGGCGGCGCTGACCCAGATGCGCATGCTGTTCGTCGGCACGTGCGAGCTCGATCTGTCGGCGCGCGGCGACTGGCTGTCGCTGGCGCTGATCGAGCGGCCGGGCGCGCTGCTCAACGAGTGGGAGCTGATCGTCCGCGGCAGCTGGACCCGGGCCGAGCTCGAGCCGTGCCTGGGCAAGGGCCGCCCCGGCACGATCGCGCGCATGGCCGCGCCCGGCCTCGACGGTCAGCCGATCACCGCGATCCCGACCGACGCCGCGCCCCAGCTGGTGGGCTGGCTCGACGATCACACGTTCATCGCCACGACCCGGGAGGTCGACGCCGCCGCGCTGGCGCCGCGGCTGCGCCCGCGCACCACCGCGCCCAGCGCCATCGACGAGATCGGCTCGCGGATCGACCGCCAGGCCTCGGCCTGGCTGCTCGGCACCAAGGCCGCGGTCGCCAAGAACATCGACACGGCCGATCTGGCCGCCGACTTCAGCGCGCGCCTCGAGCTGGGCGACGACGGCCTCGCCGCGGCGGTGGCGCTGTACCAGACCGACCGCAAGCGCGCCGACAAGACCCAGGCTGCGGCCGAGGAGCTGCTCGGCAAGTTCAAGGAGGATGCGCTCTTGCGCCTGGCGATCCCCGAGCTGGCGATCGAGCGCGACGGCGCCACCGTGCGCATGCGCGGGCGCCTGCCGGTCGGGCTCCTCGAGAAGCTCGGCCTCGAGCTCGCCGCCGCGCTGCCCTGA
- the udk gene encoding uridine kinase — MTSSPLTIGIAGGTGSGKSTVAAKIAAATPPGRCAVLDHDAYYRDQAHLSATARAEINYDHPSSLESTLLAEHLAELKAGRAVDVPLYDFRTHTRRAETRRVEPAPLIVVEGILVFVEACLRDQLDIKIFVDTDADIRLMRRIRRDLEQRGRSFQSVRDQYYATVRPMHIEYVEPSKRWADLIVPEGGDNRVALDVLLGALGRVAYGV; from the coding sequence GTGACCTCAAGCCCTCTCACGATCGGCATCGCCGGCGGCACCGGCTCTGGCAAGTCGACCGTGGCGGCCAAGATCGCCGCGGCCACGCCGCCCGGGCGGTGCGCGGTCCTCGACCACGACGCCTACTACCGCGACCAGGCGCACCTGTCGGCCACGGCCCGGGCCGAGATCAACTACGACCACCCGTCGTCGCTCGAGAGCACGCTCCTGGCCGAGCACCTGGCCGAGCTCAAGGCCGGCCGCGCGGTCGACGTGCCGCTCTACGACTTCCGGACCCACACCCGGCGCGCCGAGACCCGCCGGGTCGAGCCGGCGCCGCTGATCGTCGTCGAGGGCATCCTGGTGTTCGTCGAGGCGTGCCTGCGCGACCAGCTCGACATCAAGATCTTCGTCGACACCGACGCCGACATCCGGCTGATGCGCCGCATCCGCCGCGATCTCGAGCAGCGCGGCCGCAGCTTCCAGTCGGTGCGCGACCAGTACTACGCGACGGTGCGGCCGATGCACATCGAGTACGTCGAGCCGTCGAAGCGCTGGGCCGATCTGATCGTGCCGGAGGGCGGCGACAACCGGGTCGCGCTCGACGTGCTGCTCGGCGCGCTCGGCCGGGTCGCCTACGGCGTCTGA